tttttttaaatctctgatgTTGTATTTAAAAGTAatggcatgttttattttgtcagTAGCACAAAGGGCTGGTATAAAGGTACAATTACAATTTCAATTTGGGTATGCTTTTTCAGGCGTTTTTCAGGAAAATCACCAggaatgttaaagggacagtttggtcaatttcaacatgcagttgtattgctcacgctacccttgacttgtcagtacctggtgatgccacatttttcggctcagccctttccgagatatgagcaattctaatgggggcagcgtttgtttacatttttaaaaaatgaaacataggccaactccaaatattttcccaaaaggtactgctgtttgctagttgtctgctgatgttttataaccttttggatgtttttgggaataaataaaaatgtttttttgaaatgtaaacaaagagctgcccccattacaatgaccaggatctcggaaacggctgaagaagaaaaaaaaaaaaatctcaggcactgacaagtccagggtagtgtgagcattacaactgcatgttgaaattgaccaaactgtccctttaaggggttaaTGTCAAGGCGGCCTCTAGCCATAGCCTCACATCATCAATGCATCGTTATGCATGCAGGAATACAAGGTCACCTATCACTTTGCTTCGGCCACCATCATGTGTCAATGCGTAGCAAAACGTGACCTCTAAAGTTTTGATACTTGATGTGCATTACTTGCATTTGAGGATGCTCACATTGCTCGTGAGTGACGATCTATGTAAGTCTCCTTGGGGCACAGCTgtccaattcattcattcattcattcaatcattcattcattcatccattcaaaaTGATGCTCTCTGTGTTCAGGTGACCATGGATGACTTTGAGCTGGCCTGCAAGGGTGTGTACCGTGCCCTGAACATCAGGGAGAAGTACATGAGGTTGTGTATGCAGCGGTTCCCCCGCACCGTCTCGCAGTACCTGTGCCATATCGATGGCTCTACTTACAGCGATGAGGACTTGGTGCACCCAGGTACTGTATGACATGTAGTATTTATTACTGTACTCCAACCTTTATTACTCTTTCATGCAGAGACTCTGTGTACGAATTTGGTGACAATTTGGTTATTACAGTGTTGTAAATTCGTAGACCATGTATGAGCCTGTTACTAAGACTCGTATGTCTTATgttatagcaatgctgttatgatgtaataCAGCATTTTCAGCATGACTGGGATCACTGGCAATCCCATTGGCTCCAAAGTGCTACCTGTACATTTATGGGTGGGTTCATTAACTAATCTAACTAATCCAACTAATTCATGAACTAATCATCTAGTAGCCTCTTCATGACTTTTACAAAGTACTTTAAATTTAAGGACTGAGATCACTGAATCCATATTAGTCTCTATAGCCAGATGTGTTTTAACTGTCATGCCATTATTATTTCCACTTACTGTAGGATGATATCATAGCATTCCAatgttttgaaaaagaaaaagaaatgcatTATTAGCTACAGTATAGTCCCCTCCTAAAGTTTTGGAACAGCAAACCAAATTTCTACTGACAGCAATTGGGTTTAAGATGCAACAATTTGCATAGCAAAGTTCAGAATGTCAGCTTTTATTTAGTGGTATTTAAATCTGGATATGTTGAATAATTTTGGATTCATGACATTTGAATTACACCACAGCATTTTTTCAGTGATCAAAAGTATTAGAACATGTgactggtaggtgtttcttgttgaCCAGCTGTTGAATTTAAGGATGATTGTACAAAGGTTAGATACCAATACATGACTTCTCACTTTTTTACCTGGGTTTACACCTAAAAAGACTGCATTTCTTGTCAAAGATGACAAACCAACACAAGAACCAGAGGCCTGTCTATGGGGGGAAAGCATTCCAATTTGAAGCTGAACATTGGACATAGTAAGTACAACATTTAGGAATGTCCTGGAAAAGAAAGACACTACTGGTGTACTGAGTAACAGATATTGAAGAGGTTGGTCAAGGAAAAACAACAATACTTGATGACAGAAGTTCCGTGAGAGCTACAAAGGAAAGCCCCAAAGGCACATCACTAACAACCTCCACATTGCAGGGGGTCGTATTGCATATACTTATTAAAGAAGAATCTGAGagcagagatacagagacattaacacacatgcaaaacagtaGTAAGAGTCTGAAGACCAGATAGAAATGTGCAGAGATGATCCACAAAAGATCTAGAACACAATCTTTTATGATACCTTGATTAATCTCTACGATGTCTAAGAAAGGCCTAAATATGGGAAAAAGAAAGGAACTTCTTAAGGCATAAAGCAGACAAGCTTGTGAAGCTCTGTGAAGAATAGTAAAAGTAATGTCATGGCCTGGGCATGCATAACTGCTTCTGGAACAAGctccttcatttttattgataatATACCATGACCATGACCATGGTCGTAACCAAATGAATTCCTATGTATACAGACACATTTTACCTGCCAATTTATGGACAAATGCAAGATTTTAATCATGCAGCAGGATAATGGGACAAAACACTCTGCCAATAAAATGCAGGACTTAATCAAGGGGTTAGTGTAAGGTTTAACTGGCCAAATCAATGACTTGACCTTAAGCAAGGAGAGCAGGCATTTTACCTCCTGAAGAAGCGAGTGAATGAAACAATCCATAAAAACAAAGAAGAGCGGAAATAAATTACAGTAAAATCCTGCAATAGCATCACAAATGAAGAATACGTTTGGTGATGTCCATGGGTAGCAGGGTTGAGGAAGTTATTGCAAAAAAAGGATATACCACCAAGTATAACATTTTATTTTCCGTTAAAATGATCTGTTCCAATACGTTTACTCACCTAAATAATGCTGTAGTGTCACACAAGCGGTCATAAAttccaaaatatttaaaatatctaGATTTGAGTACCAGGAAAATAAAAGCTGACACTCTGAACTTTTATTTCATACTCATCTTTTAGTCTCAAACCTAAATGTCTTTGGTGGACAACAAAAGCAAGATCATTTGTCTCACTGTGCCAAGTATTCTGGATTGGACTGTATATTTTTCATCGATTTTAACTTGGTCTGTCTGGTCTTGTTCTGCAGTCTTCACAGCTCCACCCAAGGAAGGTGAGGATCCGTTTGAGACTAAGACCTTGCCCGAGGACCTGAACTACGTGGCGTGCATGAAGGACGGTGTGGTACGTGCCTTCAAAGACAAGAAGGCTGCTGACAACAACCAACCCATCAACCTGCCCTCCCCTGACCTCGCCACCTTTATCGATGACATGAACTTCCTGATCGCTCTCATCGCTCAGGGCCCAACGTAGGTCCACCTGATTGCCACGTCCACTAACCTCACCCATTTCAACGTTTTTAGTGCAAGGATTTGTGTTCTGCCAGTTCCTGTTAGGCTACCCATAGCCCCTCTAGTACTAGCAATTGCTACCCAAACAGTAATGGTGCCGCCCTTGTAACCATGGATAATAAGGTGGATCCTGTAACATTCtgaaggttcctcagagaaccccCAGTTGGATGGTGGGGACCTAAACATGAAGAAGAACCAACAAGTTCTTGGGAAGAATGCCAAGATTCCTTGAATACCATTTATGGGTTCTACCGAGAGTTCTTCAAAGAAACCATTTGTTACATCTTGATATAAGATCTTAGGAGAACTTGTAGGTTTCTCCTTAGTGGAAAACTAAAGGCTCTTCAGGGAGCTTcagattttttacagtgtacagaccTATAAATGTGCTCCCCGAAAGGCAATTTTAAATTAGATTTACAGCTACAAAATCAACTGAAAGATTCTGTGTAAATTAAAGCTCAATCGGGGTTCCTTTTTGATGCCGTTCACCTGAGAAatctcatatactgtataatgtcaAAAATCATCATGAATGTAAAAAGGATATAATTTAGCACTGTATAATCACATTACCCCTGTACTGACAACATTCCACAGTAAGACCTACACTCACCGTCGTCTGAAGTTCCTGTTCTCCAAGTTCAACGTGCATGAGATGCTGAATGAGATGGAGGAGCTGAAGGAGCTGAAGAACAACCCTCACAGAGATTTCTACAACACCAGAAAGGTACAAGTAATATGCAGCTTATAATAATaaccataatcataatcataataataataatattccgGACtgcactggtaatctggcatacagggcatttttcccCCCTTAGACAACGGCCCTCAATTCATatggggtggcccattggtctatctttaataTAGGCTGTGGATTGAGCTAATTGGTGAAAAGCAGGTGGGGCTGAGTGAGGGGCTGGTCTGtgtcaaaaatgcccaggctgtttttttCAGTCCCATTCCAGCCTTGATAACAATACAAAACGTATGTCTATAGCACGGCTCATACACTGTTCAGACAagtgctttaaaggtacactgtgtaagatgattagttgattatttccagaattcatgctacccattcactaatgttacatttttcatgaatacttaccaccaccatcaaattccaagtattcattatgactggaaaaattgcacttttcatacatgaaaaggggtatcttctccatagtccgccattttgaatttccagaaatagccattttcagctgcaaaaatgactgtacttgggcagggccatactaaaaaatattagtttattacgaaGTAAGCtttcgtgaaaagatcaaatttggcaataggtaacccagttccaatgagcagcatagttgcagtaccttttttgaccatttcctgcacagtgtacctttaaaggagaATGCTGGCCAATTTTAACATGTGGTTGTATTGTTCGcactcttgatttctcagtactCAACGACACACCTTTTCCCCCCTGTTCAGCTCTTTGCGAGATCCAggttattctaatgggggcattgattgtttacattttaaaaaatctcaatGTACTCCAAGTGTGATCCTTATAGTTATTGTTGTGTTGTAAGGTGCCTTGCGGATGCTAACTGAATAACAACTTAGTAGTTCGCAACAACGTTTCCCATGggtaaccaagtaagttgcttgttggcaacaacactttcaagaaacgcaccccagaactGATGTTGAAAAtggtgttgtttttgttatttcgGCTGCCAACAGGTCGATACTCACATCCATGCGGCCGCCTGCATGAACCAGAAGCACCTGCTGCGCTTCATCAAGAAGTCCTACCGTGTGGATGTGGACCGCACAGTGCACAAGATCCAGGGCAAGGAGGTCACCATGAAGGAGCTGTTCGACCACCTCAAGATGCACCCCTACGACCTGACTGTGGACTCCCTGGATGTGCACGCTGTAAGGCTGTGGTGTGCTACTCAgtcgtctctcttctctccttatctctctctgtttgtctgtctctctttctctttctatctctttcactgatgcatgcacacacgcacggacgcacgcacggacgcacgcacgcacccacacacgcacccacactctctctctctctctctctctctctctctctctctctctctctctctctctctctctctctctctctctctctctctctgagtctgtttgtgtgagaCATGATTGAAGCAGACACATATTCCAAGTCCATGCTGACAACATGACACCTTCCTACTGTAATGCAGacctggttgagagagagagagagagagagagagagagagagagagagagagaatatctctaACAATATGcattatacacacatgcacatgtttgAATGGCACCATGTCACTATCACCCTATCGCTAAAACACCACCATGTGTGTTGCCACATAACACACATTCTCTCCCCTCACAGGGCAGACAAACCTTCCAGCGCTTTGACAAGTTCAATGCCAAATATAACCCAGTCGGCGCCAGTGAGCTTCGTGACCTGTATCTGAAGACCGAGAACCACATCGACGGAGAGTACTTTGCGAGAATTATCAAGGTAATCACACCACAGGCACTCTTAGTGTAAGTGAGCGGCACACTCTTCATGAACAATTCCGGAAAGTACTTTGTATGTCTACTGTGAGCCACGTGTATTATGTAATGAAAATGTAAGAGCGCAAGCCCACCTCAACGCTTGACTTCTGTTTGATCCAGGAAGTGGCCACTGACCTTGAGGATGCCAGATACCAGTATGCCGAGCCCCGTCTCTCCATCTATGGCTGCAACGCCAACGAGTGGACCAAGCTCGCCGGCTGGTTCAACAAGCACAGGGTCTTCTCCCCCAACCTCAAGTGGATGATCCAAATCCCTAGGATCTAGTATGTTAAATTctgacttttttgtgtgtttttgtcaaaTAACAAATTTGTGCTATTTGATGAGAGCTGATGTTGAAAACCTGAAGAGGTAAAATAAGCCTAATAATAACTTTAATTTAGGTATCATAATTTCCATCCCAGAATCCGCACCTGAATATAAGCCGCACACACTCAAATTAAGAAGAAAAAACTGatcgcacatacagtatgctgcatCTTTGTATAAGTCGCAGGCTTCCACATTGTAACATGGGATATTTACAAAATATTAGCTCTGGAGCTAACTCCATTAACTTTGTGCATATCACATGTAAtaatttataaattagctgcATCATGGTATAAGCCACTGgattgaaaaatgagaaaaaagtaGCAATTTATAGCCTGGAAATTACAGGTATGTAAATTACTGTCTGTAGGGTTTTACAAAATGTCAAGTTTATATTATTGTGAGGCTTCAGTTACGAGTTGCGTCACAAGTATGCATTGGAGTTTATGACACTGCTGGTAACTGTATGTTTTTTCTGGTCCCTTAGTGACATTTTCAGAGCCAGGAACTTTATTCCCCACTATGGCAAGCTGCTGGAGAACATTTTCCTGCCCGTCCTGGAGGCCACCATCAACCCCCATAAACACCCAGAGCTCAGCGTCTTCCTTAAGCATGTGAGTATCGTATATCAAACATCACCTAATATCAGAGTACTGTTGTTGACTATTTTTTGTAGCAATCATCCACAGTTCCACCTATTCTGTTCATAGAAAATGTTGCAAAGATGTTTAATACAAGACAATGGCCTTCTGTATTGAACATCAGGAAGCTGAATCGCCCTACAGAAGATCAAAAATGTTATCACAAATCCAGCTGAGTCCTCTGTTGAAGATCAAAAGAATATTATGATGAATCCCTCTGTATATTTTCTGGGTGTCCTGTCCTCTGTAGATAAAAATAACGTTATTAGGCCTCATACTGAGCTGTATTGTATCTACATGCCCGACGGGAGATCAAGACGTTTTGATGCATCATTTTGATGTTCTACTTTGTATGTCCTCTGTAGGTCACAGCCTTTGACAGTGTGGATGACGAGTCCAAGCACAGTGGCCACATGTTCTCCACCAAGAGCCCCAAGCCTGAGGAGTGGGACATCGCCAAGAACCCCTCCTACACCTACTACATCTACTACATGTATGCCAACATTGCATACATCAACCAGCTGCGCAAGTGAGTACCAACACCCCACTCTACTCCGGTTTTAGATTACTGGAATGTCCCTTTGCCTTGAAAGTGAGTCCTGCCCGCCCCATCCCCCCATGTGCATCCATCCTACACCCAGTGCTATACGTCTGCAACATGTATGCCAACATCGCATTCATCAACCAGACTGCAGCCAGTTAATGCACAATGTAAATGCATAATAGTAAATGAATAATAGTACATGCATAATGTTCCCCTGTGTTTAGCAGAGGGGAATAGTATTAAATACATAATGTGCCAATGTTTGTAACAGACAGAGGGGAATGGTATTAAATGCATACTGTGCCCATGTGTCTAACAGACAGAggggaatgaacacattccagttCAGACCTCACTGCGGAGAGGCTGGAGCCGTCACTCACCTGTTGGCCTGCTTCATGACCGCCGACAACATCTCTCACGGACTCAATCTTAAGAAGGTATTGCACGCactcgtgcgcgcgcgcgcacgcacgcacgcacgcacgcacacgcacacgcacacgcacacacacacacacacatatgaatcagacataaatcatcatcatcatcctctccctCCATTCTGTAGAGTCCCatgctgcagtacacacacacacacacacacacacacacacacacacacacacacacacacacacacacacacacacacacacacacatatgaatcaGCCATAAATCATCATcttcgtcttcttcctcctcctcttcctccctgctgTAGAGTCCCGTGCTGCAGTACCTGTACTTCCTGGCCCAGATCCCCATTGCCATGTCCCCCCTGAGCAACAACAGCCTGTTCCTGGAGTACGCCAAGAACCCCCTGCTGGAGTTCCTCAAGAAGGGCCTGGTCATCTCCCTGTCCACTGACGACCCCATGCAGTTCCACTACACCAAGGTGCGGCCCAGGG
This Engraulis encrasicolus isolate BLACKSEA-1 chromosome 10, IST_EnEncr_1.0, whole genome shotgun sequence DNA region includes the following protein-coding sequences:
- the ampd1 gene encoding AMP deaminase 1 isoform X2 — protein: MSHLMADTDEATLAMAHKVFAADAKDEDKRDEESLFDVAEDCPILKQEHHDHVHHDDNIEKRKKLMSRARDVLLDDKPSYLEVPDFQRVAIIGDFANGVTMDDFELACKGVYRALNIREKYMRLCMQRFPRTVSQYLCHIDGSTYSDEDLVHPVFTAPPKEGEDPFETKTLPEDLNYVACMKDGVVRAFKDKKAADNNQPINLPSPDLATFIDDMNFLIALIAQGPTKTYTHRRLKFLFSKFNVHEMLNEMEELKELKNNPHRDFYNTRKVDTHIHAAACMNQKHLLRFIKKSYRVDVDRTVHKIQGKEVTMKELFDHLKMHPYDLTVDSLDVHAGRQTFQRFDKFNAKYNPVGASELRDLYLKTENHIDGEYFARIIKEVATDLEDARYQYAEPRLSIYGCNANEWTKLAGWFNKHRVFSPNLKWMIQIPRIYDIFRARNFIPHYGKLLENIFLPVLEATINPHKHPELSVFLKHVTAFDSVDDESKHSGHMFSTKSPKPEEWDIAKNPSYTYYIYYMYANIAYINQLRKQRGMNTFQFRPHCGEAGAVTHLLACFMTADNISHGLNLKKSPVLQYLYFLAQIPIAMSPLSNNSLFLEYAKNPLLEFLKKGLVISLSTDDPMQFHYTKEPLMEEYAIAAQVFKLSTCDMCEIARNSVLQSGLSIEEKTHFLGPNFLKEGPEGNDIRKTNVAQIRMAYRLETLTYELNLIKECLKEN
- the ampd1 gene encoding AMP deaminase 1 isoform X1; amino-acid sequence: MSHLMAEGGKATNTDEATLAMAHKVFAADAKDEDKRDEESLFDVAEDCPILKQEHHDHVHHDDNIEKRKKLMSRARDVLLDDKPSYLEVPDFQRVAIIGDFANGVTMDDFELACKGVYRALNIREKYMRLCMQRFPRTVSQYLCHIDGSTYSDEDLVHPVFTAPPKEGEDPFETKTLPEDLNYVACMKDGVVRAFKDKKAADNNQPINLPSPDLATFIDDMNFLIALIAQGPTKTYTHRRLKFLFSKFNVHEMLNEMEELKELKNNPHRDFYNTRKVDTHIHAAACMNQKHLLRFIKKSYRVDVDRTVHKIQGKEVTMKELFDHLKMHPYDLTVDSLDVHAGRQTFQRFDKFNAKYNPVGASELRDLYLKTENHIDGEYFARIIKEVATDLEDARYQYAEPRLSIYGCNANEWTKLAGWFNKHRVFSPNLKWMIQIPRIYDIFRARNFIPHYGKLLENIFLPVLEATINPHKHPELSVFLKHVTAFDSVDDESKHSGHMFSTKSPKPEEWDIAKNPSYTYYIYYMYANIAYINQLRKQRGMNTFQFRPHCGEAGAVTHLLACFMTADNISHGLNLKKSPVLQYLYFLAQIPIAMSPLSNNSLFLEYAKNPLLEFLKKGLVISLSTDDPMQFHYTKEPLMEEYAIAAQVFKLSTCDMCEIARNSVLQSGLSIEEKTHFLGPNFLKEGPEGNDIRKTNVAQIRMAYRLETLTYELNLIKECLKEN
- the ampd1 gene encoding AMP deaminase 1 isoform X3 — its product is MAHKVFAADAKDEDKRDEESLFDVAEDCPILKQEHHDHVHHDDNIEKRKKLMSRARDVLLDDKPSYLEVPDFQRVAIIGDFANGVTMDDFELACKGVYRALNIREKYMRLCMQRFPRTVSQYLCHIDGSTYSDEDLVHPVFTAPPKEGEDPFETKTLPEDLNYVACMKDGVVRAFKDKKAADNNQPINLPSPDLATFIDDMNFLIALIAQGPTKTYTHRRLKFLFSKFNVHEMLNEMEELKELKNNPHRDFYNTRKVDTHIHAAACMNQKHLLRFIKKSYRVDVDRTVHKIQGKEVTMKELFDHLKMHPYDLTVDSLDVHAGRQTFQRFDKFNAKYNPVGASELRDLYLKTENHIDGEYFARIIKEVATDLEDARYQYAEPRLSIYGCNANEWTKLAGWFNKHRVFSPNLKWMIQIPRIYDIFRARNFIPHYGKLLENIFLPVLEATINPHKHPELSVFLKHVTAFDSVDDESKHSGHMFSTKSPKPEEWDIAKNPSYTYYIYYMYANIAYINQLRKQRGMNTFQFRPHCGEAGAVTHLLACFMTADNISHGLNLKKSPVLQYLYFLAQIPIAMSPLSNNSLFLEYAKNPLLEFLKKGLVISLSTDDPMQFHYTKEPLMEEYAIAAQVFKLSTCDMCEIARNSVLQSGLSIEEKTHFLGPNFLKEGPEGNDIRKTNVAQIRMAYRLETLTYELNLIKECLKEN